The Uruburuella testudinis genome window below encodes:
- a CDS encoding NupC/NupG family nucleoside CNT transporter produces MSVLNSLLGMAVLIAIAVLLSSNRRAINVRTVAGAFLIQVALGALVLYVPWGREGLLAASEGVGKVIAYGNDGVGFLFGGLVSDQMFEVFGGGGFVFALRVLPMIVFFSSLMAVLYYTGVMQVVIKVIGGFLQKVLGTSRAESMSAAANIFVGQTEAPLVVRPFIKNMTRSELFAVMSGGLASVAGSVLGGYAQMGVPLPYLIAASFMAAPGGLLFAKLLIPETEQARTDEDFVDDADKPVNVIDAAAGGAVTGAQIAIAVGASLLAFVALISLINGMIGGVGGWFGYGDLTLQAILGWLFAPLAWVIGVPWGEAGVAGSLIGQKVVVNEFVAYSEFVKYLQPESAVQLSDGTKAIISFALCGFANLGSIAVLVGGLSIMAPSRRKDVAQLGLKAVVAGSLSNLMSAVIAGLFIGLSGAAVLGG; encoded by the coding sequence ATGAGCGTGTTAAACAGTTTGTTGGGTATGGCGGTGTTGATTGCTATTGCGGTGCTGCTTTCGAGCAACCGCCGCGCGATTAATGTGCGCACGGTGGCCGGTGCTTTTTTGATTCAGGTGGCCTTGGGCGCGCTGGTGCTGTATGTGCCGTGGGGGCGTGAGGGGCTGCTGGCTGCTTCGGAAGGCGTGGGTAAGGTCATCGCCTACGGCAACGACGGTGTGGGCTTTTTGTTTGGCGGGCTGGTGTCTGATCAGATGTTTGAAGTGTTTGGCGGCGGCGGCTTTGTGTTTGCGCTGCGGGTGTTGCCGATGATTGTGTTTTTCTCGTCGCTGATGGCGGTGCTGTATTACACCGGCGTGATGCAGGTGGTGATTAAAGTTATCGGCGGCTTTTTGCAAAAAGTGCTCGGCACTTCGCGGGCGGAGTCGATGTCGGCAGCGGCCAATATTTTTGTGGGGCAGACCGAAGCGCCGCTGGTGGTGCGCCCGTTTATTAAAAACATGACCCGCTCGGAATTGTTTGCCGTGATGAGCGGCGGGCTGGCTTCGGTGGCGGGCTCGGTACTCGGCGGCTATGCGCAGATGGGTGTGCCGCTGCCTTATCTGATTGCTGCTTCGTTTATGGCGGCGCCGGGCGGGTTGCTGTTTGCCAAACTGCTGATTCCCGAAACGGAACAAGCGCGCACCGATGAAGATTTTGTCGACGATGCCGACAAGCCGGTGAATGTGATTGATGCGGCGGCCGGCGGTGCGGTAACCGGTGCGCAGATTGCCATTGCCGTGGGCGCTTCCCTGCTGGCGTTTGTGGCGCTGATTTCTTTAATCAACGGCATGATCGGCGGCGTGGGCGGCTGGTTCGGCTATGGTGATTTAACCCTGCAAGCCATTTTGGGCTGGCTGTTTGCGCCGCTGGCCTGGGTTATCGGTGTGCCGTGGGGCGAGGCGGGCGTGGCCGGTTCGTTAATCGGCCAAAAAGTGGTGGTAAACGAGTTTGTGGCTTATTCTGAATTTGTGAAATATCTGCAACCCGAATCGGCCGTGCAGTTGAGCGACGGCACCAAAGCGATTATCTCGTTTGCTTTGTGCGGTTTTGCCAACTTGGGCTCCATCGCGGTATTGGTGGGCGGCTTGAGCATCATGGCGCCGAGCCGCCGCAAGGACGTGGCGCAGCTGGGCTTGAAAGCGGTGGTGGCCGGCTCGTTGTCGAACCTGATGAGCGCGGTGATTGCAGGGCTGTTTATCGGCTTGTCGGGCGCGGCGGTGTTGGGCGGTTGA
- the hemF gene encoding oxygen-dependent coproporphyrinogen oxidase — protein MPNTEAVLSVLKSLQNHICAALEAQEGGGAHFVADEWQSRLGTGESRVLKQGAVFEQAGVNFSHVKGAAMPVSATAHRPELAGAPFEAMGVSLVIHPHNPYVPTSHANVRFFIAYPEGKAPVWWFGGGFDLTPFYPFDEDIVHWHQTASDLCAPFGEGVYEEYKTWCDDYFYLKHRNETRGVGGLFFDDLNRWDFNTCLNFIRAVGAGYVEAYAPIVARRKTLPYGGRERDFQLYRRGRYVEFNLVWDRGTLFGLQSGGRTESILMSMPPLVRFEYCYQPQPGSPEAKLNDYLRPRDWLGESGFAGNGAD, from the coding sequence ATGCCGAACACCGAAGCTGTGTTATCTGTATTGAAATCATTGCAAAACCACATCTGCGCCGCGCTGGAAGCACAAGAGGGCGGGGGGGCGCATTTTGTTGCAGACGAATGGCAGAGCAGGCTCGGCACGGGTGAGAGCCGCGTGTTGAAACAGGGCGCGGTATTCGAGCAGGCCGGGGTAAATTTTTCGCATGTGAAAGGCGCTGCCATGCCGGTTTCGGCCACGGCACACCGCCCCGAGCTGGCGGGGGCGCCGTTTGAAGCGATGGGCGTCTCGCTGGTGATTCATCCGCATAACCCGTATGTGCCCACCAGCCATGCCAATGTGCGCTTTTTTATTGCCTATCCAGAGGGTAAGGCGCCGGTATGGTGGTTTGGCGGCGGCTTTGATTTAACGCCGTTTTATCCGTTTGACGAAGACATCGTGCATTGGCACCAAACCGCAAGCGATCTGTGCGCGCCGTTTGGCGAAGGCGTGTATGAAGAATATAAAACATGGTGCGACGATTATTTTTATCTCAAACACCGCAACGAAACGCGCGGCGTGGGCGGCTTGTTTTTTGACGATTTAAACCGCTGGGATTTCAACACCTGCCTCAACTTTATCCGCGCAGTGGGCGCTGGTTATGTTGAGGCTTATGCGCCGATTGTGGCCCGCCGCAAAACCCTGCCTTACGGCGGGCGCGAGCGCGATTTCCAGCTTTACCGGCGCGGGCGTTATGTGGAATTCAATCTGGTGTGGGACCGCGGCACGCTGTTCGGCCTGCAAAGCGGCGGGCGCACGGAAAGCATTTTGATGTCGATGCCGCCGCTGGTGCGTTTCGAGTATTGTTATCAACCGCAGCCCGGTTCGCCGGAAGCAAAGTTAAACGATTATCTACGCCCACGCGATTGGTTGGGCGAATCGGGTTTTGCCGGCAACGGAGCGGATTGA
- a CDS encoding beta-ketoacyl synthase chain length factor translates to MDNLYFSFSVAAWRAVGSRMADEGQWRAWAADAACADNLPDYKPALPFLPAMQRRRLGVPARLVLDAAWNLAGQFPDAPLVYVSHDGEINRSFELWLSLLREHTVSPTSFGLSVHNALAGQWSMLRGDMSEHTALAVCGDGLEHALAEAYALLQEGAPRVLVVSADEPLQADYAADAVRAPWPYALAMVVMRGDEYRLSLMPSETVSDGLMNHYWGALDWIRFMCSDGLEHVQNYGKRRWLWQKQDAQA, encoded by the coding sequence ATGGATAATCTTTATTTTTCTTTCAGTGTGGCCGCTTGGCGTGCGGTCGGCAGCCGTATGGCAGACGAGGGGCAGTGGCGCGCCTGGGCGGCCGATGCGGCTTGTGCCGATAACTTGCCCGATTACAAGCCGGCGTTGCCGTTTTTACCGGCCATGCAGCGGCGGCGCTTGGGTGTGCCGGCGCGCTTGGTGCTCGATGCGGCTTGGAATTTGGCCGGGCAGTTTCCCGATGCGCCTTTGGTTTATGTTTCGCACGACGGCGAAATCAACCGCAGCTTCGAGCTGTGGCTAAGTTTGTTGCGCGAGCATACGGTGTCGCCGACTTCGTTTGGTTTGTCGGTGCACAATGCGCTGGCCGGGCAGTGGTCGATGTTGCGCGGCGATATGAGCGAACATACCGCATTGGCGGTGTGTGGCGACGGTTTGGAACATGCTTTGGCCGAAGCCTATGCTTTATTGCAGGAAGGTGCGCCGCGGGTGCTGGTGGTGTCGGCAGACGAGCCTTTGCAAGCCGATTATGCGGCGGATGCCGTGCGCGCGCCGTGGCCGTATGCGCTGGCCATGGTGGTGATGCGCGGAGATGAGTACCGTTTGTCGCTGATGCCGTCTGAAACGGTTTCAGACGGCCTGATGAATCATTATTGGGGCGCACTCGATTGGATACGGTTTATGTGTTCAGACGGCCTTGAGCATGTGCAAAATTACGGCAAGCGCCGTTGGCTGTGGCAGAAACAAGATGCGCAGGCTTAA
- a CDS encoding lysophospholipid acyltransferase family protein encodes MRRLNYLRRLLATAFGFVLFGVAGVLFKPVLLPYTLKSTRGDVARQLQARRLVGAIWRFFVRYLLGAGVLSVKFNGLEKLGRPGQLVLANHPSLLDVVLLLSHVPQLNCIVKKDLLHNPAMKSPILACGFIPNDESLEMMDEVDAVLKGGQSLLIFPEGTRTGWDGQVKLHRGAVSIGLRSAAVITPVVIKMTPPNFKKGQPWYKIPPHKVHYEITVGDDIAPQSWLAEKPLPIAARRLNEHLQNYFTRETT; translated from the coding sequence ATGCGCAGGCTTAATTATCTGCGCCGCCTGCTGGCAACGGCGTTTGGCTTTGTGTTGTTCGGCGTGGCCGGTGTGTTGTTCAAGCCGGTGCTGCTGCCTTACACGCTCAAAAGCACGCGCGGCGATGTGGCGCGGCAGTTGCAGGCGCGGCGGCTGGTGGGCGCAATCTGGCGCTTTTTTGTGCGCTATCTGTTGGGGGCGGGCGTGTTGAGCGTGAAGTTTAACGGCTTGGAAAAATTAGGCAGGCCGGGGCAGCTGGTGTTGGCCAACCATCCTTCGCTGCTGGATGTGGTATTGCTGCTCAGCCATGTGCCGCAGCTCAACTGCATCGTTAAAAAAGATTTGCTGCACAATCCGGCCATGAAAAGCCCGATTCTCGCCTGCGGTTTTATTCCCAACGATGAATCGCTGGAGATGATGGACGAAGTGGATGCGGTGCTCAAGGGCGGGCAGAGCCTGCTGATTTTCCCCGAGGGCACGCGCACAGGGTGGGACGGGCAGGTGAAACTGCACCGCGGCGCTGTTTCCATCGGCTTGCGCAGCGCGGCGGTCATCACGCCGGTGGTGATTAAAATGACCCCGCCGAATTTCAAAAAAGGCCAGCCGTGGTATAAAATTCCGCCGCACAAAGTGCATTACGAAATCACTGTGGGCGATGATATCGCCCCGCAAAGCTGGCTCGCCGAAAAGCCGCTGCCGATTGCCGCGCGGCGTTTGAACGAACATCTGCAAAACTATTTTACACGGGAAACAACATGA
- a CDS encoding phosphopantetheine-binding protein, translating to MNLESQIKQLIIDSLGLEDITEADIETDAPLFGDNGLGLDSVDALELGLAVQKTFGFQMDGEKENLRDHFASVQTLADFIRSKQA from the coding sequence ATGAATTTAGAAAGCCAAATCAAACAATTAATCATCGACAGCCTGGGGCTGGAAGACATCACAGAAGCCGATATCGAAACCGATGCGCCGCTGTTCGGCGACAACGGCCTCGGCTTGGATTCGGTTGATGCGCTGGAGCTGGGGCTGGCGGTGCAAAAAACCTTCGGTTTCCAAATGGACGGCGAAAAAGAAAACCTGCGCGACCACTTTGCCAGCGTGCAGACTCTGGCCGATTTTATCCGCAGCAAGCAGGCATAA
- a CDS encoding acyl carrier protein has translation MTENEIRQILTDALVNLFEIEPERITPETNLYEDLEIDSIDAIDLIDYIKRQTGRKLLAEDFRSVRTVEDVVQAVLRKDAAAAE, from the coding sequence ATGACTGAGAACGAAATCCGCCAAATCCTCACCGATGCGCTGGTCAACCTGTTTGAAATCGAGCCGGAACGCATCACGCCTGAGACCAATCTTTATGAAGACTTGGAAATCGACAGCATCGATGCCATTGATTTAATCGACTACATCAAACGCCAAACCGGCCGCAAGCTGTTGGCGGAAGATTTCCGCAGCGTGCGCACCGTAGAAGACGTGGTGCAGGCGGTGTTGCGCAAAGATGCGGCGGCGGCCGAATAA
- a CDS encoding AMP-binding protein has protein sequence MSKLTEILSPDLNPNDLIAVNPDWKRADFNRAADYLSGRLKAAGVRTAALWFDDAAWFACAVLAAWHAGVRVVLPSNLAAENIAWANGAADVWLADAASQTLAGVSDGLSVWAIDELIKTMPSEYQTDAQNWRLHENAEAWLKTSGSGGAAQVVVKTLAQMQAEAAALADFLPFADCGEVGRTVAVGSVSPQHLYGFTFRFAVSLVAGWPMAREQYVYPETLLAATAAHKNVVWMTSPALLNRMGEARNWAAVRPLLRGILSAGGALPEATAALLAHHAVMPSEIYGSTETGVIAQRSGSGLWRPFAAVEIGQNAEGALWAQSPWSGGRQQTADMIETQNGGFILLGRSDRIIKFEDKRVSLVQIEHDLLAHRWVADACCGLHPQYKRLAAWLALNAAGINALREQGRAAVVAALKKHLAQTQDPIAVPRYWRFAAELPRNAQAKIAAADFQTAFTQTQTAPEWPFEMVQTAANEWQIYSRVPLDLVYFGGHFATFPLVPGVVELQWVRDLAARFVWGRQSIVRVENLKYQQFLRPHDEIRVQLNYDADKNKLTFKLENGAAVCASGRLVFGRFERQEAV, from the coding sequence ATGTCCAAACTCACTGAAATCCTCTCTCCCGACCTGAATCCAAACGACTTAATCGCCGTCAATCCTGATTGGAAACGCGCCGATTTCAACCGTGCCGCCGATTACCTGTCTGGCCGTCTGAAAGCAGCAGGCGTGCGCACGGCGGCGCTGTGGTTTGATGATGCGGCATGGTTTGCTTGTGCAGTGTTGGCGGCGTGGCATGCCGGGGTGCGGGTGGTGTTGCCGTCGAATTTGGCGGCGGAAAATATTGCCTGGGCAAATGGCGCAGCGGATGTGTGGCTGGCAGATGCGGCATCTCAAACATTGGCGGGCGTTTCAGACGGCCTTAGCGTATGGGCGATAGATGAATTAATAAAAACCATGCCGTCTGAATACCAAACTGATGCGCAAAATTGGCGTTTGCATGAAAACGCCGAGGCATGGTTGAAAACATCCGGCTCCGGCGGCGCAGCGCAAGTGGTGGTGAAAACCTTGGCGCAGATGCAGGCAGAAGCGGCGGCGCTGGCGGATTTTCTGCCGTTTGCCGATTGCGGTGAGGTCGGGCGCACGGTAGCGGTGGGCAGCGTCAGCCCGCAGCATCTATACGGCTTTACCTTCCGCTTTGCCGTGTCGCTGGTGGCGGGGTGGCCGATGGCGCGCGAGCAATATGTTTACCCCGAAACGCTGCTGGCGGCCACGGCGGCGCATAAAAATGTGGTGTGGATGACCAGCCCGGCGCTGCTCAACCGCATGGGCGAAGCGCGCAACTGGGCGGCGGTGCGGCCGCTGTTGCGCGGTATTTTGTCGGCGGGCGGTGCATTGCCCGAAGCCACAGCGGCATTGTTGGCGCATCATGCGGTGATGCCGTCTGAAATTTACGGCAGCACCGAAACCGGCGTGATTGCGCAGCGCAGCGGCAGCGGTTTGTGGCGGCCGTTTGCCGCGGTGGAAATCGGCCAGAATGCAGAGGGGGCATTGTGGGCACAGTCGCCGTGGAGCGGCGGCCGTCAGCAAACTGCCGATATGATTGAAACGCAAAACGGCGGTTTTATCCTGCTCGGGCGCAGCGACCGTATCATCAAATTTGAAGACAAACGTGTATCGTTGGTGCAAATCGAGCATGATTTGCTGGCACATCGGTGGGTGGCCGATGCCTGTTGCGGCCTGCATCCGCAATACAAACGCCTGGCTGCCTGGCTGGCATTAAACGCAGCGGGCATCAATGCCTTGCGCGAACAAGGCCGCGCTGCCGTTGTGGCAGCATTGAAAAAACATTTGGCGCAAACGCAAGACCCCATCGCCGTGCCGCGCTATTGGCGTTTTGCCGCAGAGTTGCCGCGCAATGCCCAAGCCAAAATCGCTGCCGCTGATTTTCAGACGGCCTTTACCCAAACCCAAACCGCGCCTGAATGGCCGTTTGAAATGGTGCAAACTGCCGCCAACGAATGGCAGATATACAGCCGCGTGCCGCTGGATTTGGTGTATTTCGGCGGCCATTTTGCCACGTTTCCGCTGGTGCCCGGCGTGGTCGAGCTGCAATGGGTGCGAGATTTGGCGGCGCGTTTCGTGTGGGGGCGGCAAAGCATTGTGCGGGTGGAAAATCTCAAATATCAGCAGTTTTTGCGTCCGCACGATGAAATCCGCGTGCAGTTGAACTACGATGCCGATAAAAACAAACTCACGTTTAAGCTGGAAAACGGGGCAGCAGTGTGCGCATCGGGGCGGTTGGTGTTTGGCAGGTTTGAGCGGCAAGAGGCCGTCTGA
- a CDS encoding glycosyltransferase family 2 protein: MKTLALIPHYRHTATVGKVAAAMRGFGLDVLIVDDGSGADCKPVLDNLAGSDGINVLYRTANGGKGAAVKSGLKYAEQHGYTHVLQVDADAQHHLPDAQKLMQAAAAEPQALICGWPQYGSDAPKSRLYGRKITDFWNMVNTGSTDIKDGMCGFRLYPAASALAVVREENVGGRMDFDTEILIRLYWRGVAVRWIKTPVRYTSDGISHFDAWGDNVRISKMHARLFFEMLARRLSGRWRR, translated from the coding sequence ATGAAAACATTAGCGCTGATTCCCCACTACCGCCACACCGCCACGGTCGGCAAAGTGGCCGCCGCCATGCGCGGTTTCGGTTTGGATGTATTGATTGTGGATGACGGCTCGGGCGCAGACTGCAAGCCGGTATTAGATAATTTGGCCGGTTCAGACGGCATCAATGTGCTTTACCGCACGGCTAACGGCGGTAAGGGCGCCGCGGTAAAAAGCGGTTTGAAATATGCCGAACAACACGGCTACACGCATGTTTTGCAGGTGGATGCCGATGCCCAACACCATTTGCCCGATGCGCAAAAGCTGATGCAGGCCGCCGCCGCCGAACCGCAGGCGCTGATATGCGGCTGGCCGCAATATGGCAGCGATGCCCCGAAATCACGCCTGTATGGCCGCAAAATCACCGATTTTTGGAACATGGTCAACACCGGTTCCACCGACATCAAAGACGGCATGTGCGGTTTCAGGCTCTATCCCGCAGCATCGGCGCTGGCGGTGGTGCGCGAAGAAAACGTGGGCGGGCGCATGGATTTCGACACCGAAATCCTCATCCGCCTGTATTGGCGCGGCGTGGCCGTGCGCTGGATTAAAACACCGGTGCGCTATACTTCAGACGGTATTTCGCATTTTGATGCATGGGGCGATAATGTGCGCATCAGCAAAATGCACGCGCGGCTGTTTTTCGAAATGCTGGCGCGGCGGCTGAGCGGGCGTTGGCGGCGGTAA
- a CDS encoding glycosyl transferase family 2, producing the protein MNAKANHWAVQQERGNRLFLGLTTLMVRHLPPWLMNPCIWFVVLYFYITAPKPRRHIARYQERLRAAFPDAPLPRRLPVLQQFTAFGQAVCDRFAVWQHKISYQDLQLHDPDDVYADMDNPGGRGQIFVCSHLGNVEICRALVSHHQGFRLNVLVHSRHAEAFNEALIKAGADRIQLIQVADLDAALMMDLNARIEAGEWLAVAADRVPVRGEKTVAVEFLGAQTRLPQGAWLLAGLLKTRVNTLFCIKKNGRYHLKLNRFLNSTDWPRGKRTAAVAAAAQAFADRLAEECAAAPLQWFNFYDFWNDHNG; encoded by the coding sequence ATGAATGCAAAAGCCAACCACTGGGCGGTACAGCAAGAGCGCGGCAACCGCCTGTTTCTCGGCCTCACCACGCTGATGGTGCGCCATTTGCCGCCGTGGCTGATGAACCCGTGCATCTGGTTTGTGGTGCTGTATTTCTATATAACCGCGCCCAAGCCGCGCCGCCATATTGCCCGTTATCAAGAGCGGCTGCGTGCGGCCTTTCCCGATGCGCCGCTGCCGCGCCGCCTGCCGGTGTTGCAGCAGTTTACCGCATTCGGGCAGGCGGTGTGCGACCGCTTTGCCGTGTGGCAGCACAAAATCAGCTATCAAGATTTGCAACTGCACGACCCAGATGATGTGTATGCCGATATGGACAACCCCGGCGGGCGCGGGCAGATTTTTGTGTGTTCGCACTTGGGCAATGTTGAAATCTGCCGTGCGTTGGTATCGCACCATCAGGGGTTTAGGCTGAATGTGTTGGTACACAGCCGCCATGCCGAAGCGTTTAATGAAGCACTGATAAAAGCCGGTGCCGACCGCATCCAATTGATTCAGGTGGCCGATTTGGATGCCGCGCTGATGATGGATTTAAACGCGCGTATCGAAGCGGGCGAATGGCTGGCCGTTGCTGCCGACCGCGTGCCGGTGCGCGGCGAGAAAACCGTGGCGGTAGAATTTTTGGGAGCACAGACCCGGCTGCCGCAAGGGGCGTGGCTGCTGGCGGGATTATTGAAAACGCGGGTGAACACGCTGTTTTGCATCAAAAAAAACGGGCGTTACCATTTGAAGCTGAATCGTTTTCTCAACAGCACCGATTGGCCGCGCGGCAAGCGCACCGCTGCCGTGGCCGCCGCCGCGCAAGCATTTGCCGACCGCCTGGCCGAAGAGTGTGCCGCCGCGCCTTTGCAATGGTTTAATTTTTACGATTTTTGGAATGACCACAATGGCTAA
- a CDS encoding acyl-CoA thioesterase: MAKHVYCRHRTEIEVPFFDVDAMHIVWHGHYVKYLEIARCAFLAEIGYDYNEMGRQGYSWPVVQLNLKYVKPARFGQKIYVDLAVVEIDSCLRIDYTISDAVSGQKLTKASTTQVAVALENGEMQFQTPASWLAAVKHYTGFQALDAALSPF; this comes from the coding sequence ATGGCTAAACACGTTTATTGCCGCCACCGCACCGAAATCGAAGTGCCGTTTTTTGATGTCGATGCCATGCACATCGTTTGGCACGGCCATTATGTGAAATATCTTGAAATCGCCCGCTGCGCTTTTTTGGCAGAAATCGGCTACGACTACAATGAGATGGGGCGGCAAGGCTACAGTTGGCCGGTGGTGCAGCTCAATTTGAAATATGTAAAACCCGCCCGCTTCGGCCAGAAAATCTATGTGGATTTGGCGGTGGTGGAAATCGACAGCTGCCTGCGCATCGACTACACCATCAGTGATGCCGTAAGCGGCCAAAAGCTGACCAAAGCCTCAACCACACAGGTGGCGGTGGCGCTGGAAAACGGCGAGATGCAGTTTCAAACCCCGGCAAGCTGGCTGGCGGCGGTAAAGCACTACACAGGTTTTCAGGCGCTTGATGCTGCTTTATCCCCATTCTGA
- a CDS encoding sulfate ABC transporter substrate-binding protein: MPAPRPLSFAALFGTVLALAACSPADKSAATAQSASDSTTAAAGTVKLLNVSYDVARDFYKDYNPLFAKEYAAKHPGSSIEIQQSHGGSSKQALAVANGLQADVVTMNQLSDIELLEQKGLVADNWSTRLPDNAVPFTSTTVFLVRKGNPQQVRDWADLTKDNLKIVIANPKTTGNGRYAFLGAYGYALNAHNGDENQANEFARKLLANVPVFENGGRAATTTFTQRNIGDVLITFENEANHVSRVLAPDQFEIVYPSYTILSESPVAVVDSVTDKKGTREAATEYLQYLWSEPAQELAAKLYLRPRNPEVLAKHSNDFPQIATFRPTDTFGPWSDIMKKYFADGGLVDQLSPKK; encoded by the coding sequence ATGCCTGCTCCCCGTCCGCTTTCATTTGCCGCCTTGTTCGGCACCGTGCTGGCACTCGCCGCCTGCTCGCCGGCCGACAAATCCGCCGCCACCGCCCAATCCGCTTCCGACAGCACCACCGCAGCCGCCGGCACCGTCAAACTGCTCAACGTGTCTTACGATGTGGCGCGCGATTTTTATAAAGACTACAATCCGCTATTTGCCAAAGAATACGCCGCCAAACACCCCGGCAGCAGCATCGAAATCCAACAGTCGCACGGCGGTTCGAGCAAGCAGGCGCTGGCCGTAGCCAATGGTTTGCAGGCCGATGTGGTCACCATGAACCAGCTTTCCGACATCGAATTATTAGAACAAAAAGGCCTGGTGGCCGACAACTGGAGCACACGCCTGCCCGATAACGCCGTGCCGTTTACCAGCACCACCGTCTTTCTGGTGCGCAAAGGCAACCCGCAGCAAGTGCGCGACTGGGCCGATTTAACCAAAGACAATTTGAAAATCGTGATTGCCAACCCGAAAACCACCGGCAACGGCCGCTATGCCTTTTTGGGCGCTTACGGCTACGCGCTCAATGCCCACAACGGCGATGAAAACCAAGCCAACGAATTTGCCCGCAAGCTGCTGGCCAATGTGCCGGTGTTTGAAAACGGCGGCCGCGCAGCCACCACCACCTTTACCCAACGCAACATCGGCGATGTGCTGATTACCTTTGAAAACGAAGCCAACCACGTCAGCCGCGTGCTCGCCCCCGACCAGTTTGAAATCGTGTATCCGAGCTACACCATTCTTTCCGAAAGCCCCGTAGCTGTGGTCGACAGCGTGACCGATAAAAAAGGCACCCGCGAAGCTGCCACCGAATACCTGCAATATCTGTGGAGCGAACCGGCGCAAGAGCTGGCCGCCAAACTCTATCTGCGCCCGCGCAACCCCGAAGTTTTGGCCAAACACAGCAATGATTTTCCGCAAATCGCCACCTTCCGCCCCACCGACACCTTCGGCCCCTGGAGCGATATTATGAAAAAATACTTTGCCGACGGCGGCCTGGTTGATCAGCTGAGCCCGAAAAAATAA